tatgtcgaggggcttaatttcactcactgtccaaaatttcggcgacatcgcacaataaatgcgccttttatgggcccaaaaccttaaatcggcggatcggtctatatggcagctatatccaaatctggaccgatctaggcgaaattaaagaaggacgtcgaaggtcccaacacaactcactgtcccaaattttggaaaaatcggacaataaatgcgccttttatgggtgcaagaccttaaatcggcgtatcggtctatatggcagctatatccaaatctgaagataGATATCGAGAGGCCAAACAgaactcacagtctcaaattttggtgaaatcgggcaataaatatgccttttatgggcatgtgatgttccgctatgactgccaacaactgtgataagtacggtcgaaatcggtctataacctgctatagctcccatataaaccgatctcccgatttgacttcttgacccactgtaagccgcaattattgtccaatttgggtgaaattttgcatgtaattttccgctatgactaccaacaactgtgccaagtccggtctgaatcggtctataacctgatatatctcccatattaaccgatctcacgttatgacttcttgagcccctggaagccgcaatttttgtccgatttagctgaaattttgaatgtaatgttctgttgtgacttccaagaactacgctaggtacgttccaaatcggtctataaccagatgtagttcccatataagcccatctcccgatttgatttcttgagccactgttAGCCGTCAAGTtctattcaaatcggtctataatagcacccatataaaccgacctctcgagaccttacaagcctcaatttttgtcaaatttagttgaaattgtCCATGTgctgttttgttacgacttccaacatctatggcacatacggtccaaatcagtgtattgggttgcccaaaaagtaattgcggattttttaaaagaaagttaatgcatttttaataaaacttagaatgaactttaatcaaatatactttttttacactttttttctaaagcaagctaaaagtaacagttgataactggcagaagaaagaatgcaattacagagtcacaagctgtgaacaaatttgtcaacgccgactatatgaaaaatccgcaattactttttgggcaacccaatataacctgatagtttccatgtaaaccgatctctcgtttataCTTgcttggttcctagaagcttttatttatgctggtttgactgaagtttggtatgtagaaaaatCTATACCctttaccagaatccatggtggtggattcccaagattcggtccggccggaCTTGACACgcctttactttttattttatagacAGATTCTGATtgttaacaaaatttacaacaattttGTAGTACTACGTTTAGAAATCCGATTCTTtagtcaaaagttatgcgagtTAGAAATCAATCTAGTCTTTCCGATGCCAGAGCCTTCAGCGCCGCCAGACTATCCACTCATATCGCGACATTTCGATAGCGCAGCTTCTGCCACATCGATATCGCCCCCATTGTCTTCAGGACACTTCATTTCTTAGAAGCCTATATGACTTCATGATTTCAAGGAACTTAACGAAGACTCCTGCACCGGTGCCCCCAGTAAATTAAAATCCGTCTCGCATTAAAAATGGTGATATCTGCTGGTCTGGTGTCACAATATAAACGCTACAgaggaagtttttttttcctatgcCAATGCTCTGCCCTATCCCAAACCGGAAATAGAGCACTTGGTCCTTGTATGATCCTTGTTTGTAGGCTGGATTGGTATTGTCAGATCTGATTTCTATTCATCACCACTCCCAAGTACTTGACCTTGTCGGAAATGATTCTTTTAAAGAAACATGGCTAATGGAGTTGATCAATCTTGTTTAAATGTAACGACTCCTAGGTCTCGCCTGTCGTATGTCATATTTAAGACAATGTTGGCCTATATAAGACGCTGATTCAGATTCATGGACCTAGGCGGGGAGAAATACCTCTCCTGTTAAGATCGCGAGCATGCGACTCCCGTTCTATGGCCCCCGTTCTATGGCCTGTTTAACTCCATTTCCTTGTCATGGAGCAAATAGCAAAGTTTTTTATTAACATTCAAAAGGGAAAGAGATGGGCCTATCGATCGATGGGCCGATCGATCTAGAATCGCTTTGTGATTCAAGCAACCCATGTTTGTCAGTCTATGCATTTATCTTTGTCTTCAATTTGTAGGTCGTACTTTTTAATAGGATGGGAATTTCttccccaaatttaagcaagccatgtctgtctgtctgtgcatCTATCTTTGTCTCCAATTTGCAGGCCGTATTTGTTTATAGGATGGGATTTTCTTCCTGATTTAAGCAAGCCATATCTGTCAGTCTGTGCATCTATCTTTGTCTCCAAATTGCGGGCCCTTTTTTATGGgattatgttgaaatttggcacatatatgtGCAAGTTTTCAAGAAGTTCCAGTACACATTGAATTTTATggtttagtatttttttattttcttttttttttgtttgtttcctttttttcttttataataacttaaacTTAACACACTTAGAATAGCTTTATCATTGTCAAGGATTGTCTAACCGCGAACACCGGAGCCTGCGCTGGCATTAGCACTAGCATTGGCACTGGCTTTGCCGGCTCCACTAGCAACAGCATTGGCATTTGAATTGGCATTGGCATTTCCGCCACCAAGACCGGAAGCTGTGGCCGAAGAAGTGGCAGAGGCTGAGGCAGAACCACCGCCGACACCACCACCGATACCGCCACGGTTGCCACCAACACCACCGAAACCAGCTCCAGGACCACCAAAACCACCTGGACGACCACCGAGACCGCCACCAACACCTCCCttgccaccaccaccaacaacgGCAGCACTAGCATCAGCTCCAGCGCTAGCACCGGCGCCACCACCAAGACCGCGTTGAGGAGCAGCGCATGCGCAGGCAACAATTACAGCAAGAACTACCAAAACTTTCATGGTGGACTGGGCTAGGACTCTTTGACGCTTCGTGACAAGTGTACAAAATAAGACTGATAACAAATCGCATGATCACCTCAACTTTTATAGTTCCGACAATTTGGAGTTTTCTTCTTTGACGCAGCTCCAAACAACAACCATTTCCTACTAAATCATCTCTCACCATTAGCAGGGAGAAAACAATTAGCATCTCAACAAGATCCAGCTAGCAAGCAAACACCAAAAAATATCTCCCATCTTTGAAATAATCCAAATGCTCAGCATCTGCTTGTGTGCAAATTAGGGCCCTATGAATATTAGATTCTTAATGGTTCATTAATGGCTTGAACTCATATCTCTGGCTGTCTTTTCGGGAAAGAttgaaaaaaagaacaacaaattATGCGATGCTATTTTACTTGGTTCGACGGCTGACTGAGCGGCGATAAAGAATCATATTTATTTGGCCATATTTGATTTTGCTATTaagcaaatgtaaacaaaaatttgtaaacaagtttcgtttattttggtttttggcTTTGGTTTTTTTGACGCTCATGATGACCGCCCAAAATGTTCACCAACCggcaaatgcaaataaaaatgtgcCGAAattcgctgaaaatatttttagcgGCTATTTGAAACCCCATTGAAAACCCATGGTTGAAATATTGGGGTGTGCCAATGGATGACACGGTGACCTCGTCAAGTTTAaggggaaaaatgcataaacatcccattaaggaactaaaagaaaaacttttcataTCCTCACCTTAATTGTAGCACTTTGGAATATTGTTGTAAGAAGCCTTGAAGAAGAAGCCTTGGCTCTATCAATATATTTTCCGGCCTCGCCCATATTGGCTAGCAATGTCGAGGGTTCCAAGCCAACTCACGATGCCAAATCTCAGCGAAAACGAATATTAAATGCGACTCCTATGGGCCTTCTTtcacaatatattgggttgcccaaaaagtaattgcggatttttaaaaaaaaaagtaaatgcacaagctgtgaaaaaatttgtcaacgccgactatatgaaaaatccgcaattactttttgggcaacccaatactaggGAGGGaaaggcgtcataggcggacatgtttacctctGCGGCCTccaatataagcaacaaaataTCCCTTTGaatatttgtattgtatttttaaagagcttttagagaAAAACTTTACTAAGAATTGGAAATTTCTCTTGCCATGTCTGGTGTGTTTACACATTTGCAGAATTTTGGAGCAGGGGCGTAGCACAGTGGGATACGATTGAAAAAATCTAGTATTAAAGAGCCGTTTGAAAACGGATGGAGAAACTCTTTGAAATGGTGGAATTGCAGCtaactaaaaacaaaagttcaaattaaaaaaaaaaattaagttcgaGCAGGCtgaacttcggatacccaccacctcaggtatgtATATAACCTAGATTTGGACAAAATCCGATGAtaatgcaccatttatgaaccCGTAGCACTTATACGAAATATGGTCGCATCTATGCCAAACACAGTGCGGACGTCGACTGTGTAACGTAGCTCACTCTTTCAAAATTCAACGAAGTCGggcaataaatattgggttgcccaaaaagtaattgcggattttttaaaagaaagtaaatgcatttttaataaaacttagaatgaactttaatcaaatatactttttttacacttttttctaaggcaagctaaaagtaacagctgataactgacagaagagagaatgcaattacagggtcacaagccgttgaaaaaatttgtcaccgccgactatatgaaaaatccgcaattactttttgggcaaatcaatatataaatatatgtgggatatatcaagatattgtccgattttaaccataataGGTACGGATTTCGAGGgtcccaagacaactcactgtgccaaatttcgaaatcgtGCAACGCATGCGATTTCAATgggccctagaccttaaatcaggagatcggtctatatgagggctatattaagatctGCACCTTACTCTTTACCGACATCAAGGGATTAAAGACACTGTGCcatatttaagcgaaatcggacaatataatATTGTGGCTTCTATGAGTCATACCCCTTAAATCGGGTGACTGGTTTATATAGGggatatatgaagatatagttcgatctgaactattgggttgcccaaaaagtaattgcggattttttaaaagaaagtaaatgcatttttaatagaacttagaatgaaatgaatcatatatacttcttttacactttttttctaaagcaagctaaaagtaacagctgataactgacagaagaaagaatgcaatgacagagtcacaagctgtgaaaaaatttgtcaacaccgactatatgaaaaatccgcaattactttttgggcaacccaatatattcgctATACACCCCAGGGGTCTGAAGAGAACtggctatgccaaatttcagcgacattggcctataaatgcggcttctctatagtatactagctggacagggcccgctccgctgcgccttcttttactttatatgtctaatttagggatgttttgtggggtgaggtggtcccccagtcactttgccctgaataaatattagcatcgtgctctaccttaaaaaccatttttttaccccatattgccattggtttcaggggagtttatgagatgaggcgtcccccaaacacttggcccaaaaattgtttattaaattcgtttttttaaatctcaaataccattcattgtAGCCACATTATACCATGATCGGTAAGCTTCaactatttggggggtgttttgggggaaggggcggtgccctaaatacagattcgtattatactcccaaaaacctttatttgagctccatatggcgatggtcagtaaaaaatttctatttgtggggtattttgggaaaggcgtagacccccagaaaattggttccgaaagtgggtatcaatttcgtgctctactccgcaataccttttacttgagccccacattggcatggtcggtaaatatgtccgatttaggggtgttttaaggGAGttaggtggtcgcccaaacacttaaccttggaaatatatcagcaacttgctctactctcaaaattcaattatttgaaccccatattgccattggcctcaaaatgggatatcaaatacgtttgctaatctcaactaccttttatttaaaccccttactgcaaaagtcagcaaatatgtccggtttggagtatgggccctaaaaactgtcaatatcgagctccactctctttaaaccccaaattgtcatggtgagcaaatacgttggttagacagttggtcccgaatgttgatatcacattcgtaatctactcccaattacctttaatttgagccccatatttccatagtcgagaaACATGAACGTTTTACGGggctgttttgagggatggggcggccactcagtgacttggccctgaaaatatatatcagattattgttctactctaaaatatctctaatttggtcaacgtcctatttgggtagttttatggggttggggtggcccataaacactttttcccgaatattgatatcatattcgtgttttactcccaaagacttttcatttgagctccatattgctatggtagtaaatttgtgcccttcggggggtgttttggggtaggggtggatccctagaaacttggtcccacatttggatatcaaattcgtaatctactcgcaaatatctttcaattgagtcccatattgccatggtcggtaaatatgtccgattaaggggtatttgggggttggggtggtcccccaaacacttggtccgaccattggatatcagatacgttttctaatctcaaatacctttcatttaagtcccatattgtcgtgattggtgtatatatatatttggtaggttttggggtggggaccatattgccaaatttaagcgaaatcgagtaataaacactgcttttatgggcccaaggactCAAATAGGGAgctcggtatatatgacagctatatccaaatattaaacGAACGAAATCATATAaagcacggatgtcgagaaaccTAGCACAGCTcacagtgtaaaatttcagctaaatcggataataaatgccttttatgggcccaagaccctaaattgggagatcggtgttatggcatctatatccaaaaataactCGATCGTGACTATACTCGGTACAAAAGTCGACAtattgagtcaaatttcagcgaaaccggataataaatgtggctttaataggcctgagacctttaatcggcacatcggtatATGTAGGGCTTTTTCAAGATgcaatccgatatagcccttcttcgtatttaacctgcctatagacaaaaaaaaagaaaaaatctgtggaaagtttcagctcattatctccatttttaaagacggcagcatgattttaacagacaaacgcacagactgacagacgtggcctcttagatttttgcggcgatcaagaatatactttatagggtcggatttggattttttgtggtgttgcaaacggaatgacaatatattgggttgcccaaaaagtaattgcggattttttaaaagaaagtaaaagcatttttaataaaacttagaatgaactttaatcaaatatacattttttcttaagcaaactaaaagtaacagctgataactggcagaagaaagaatgcaatcacacagagtcacaagctgtgaaaaaaattgtcaacgccgactatatgaaaaatccgcaattactttttgggcaacccaataaatatgcCCCCACCCACCTGTAGATATAGGATACCTCATATTTGGAAGTCCGAAGGGGGAGTACACCCTCCCCTCACCAAAAAATATTccaacgccagatctcggagatggcaaaattaaatttaagtgGTATACTAAAGCgaaaccaaaaacacaaaattagtATAACACTTTGAGGTCAAACAAcagtgggggacgccctaccacAAAACCCACCTAAACGGACATGTTatcgattgcgacaatatgggtatcaaacgaaaggttattggaagtagaatacgaaacttacaaaaaaatttggggtcaagtccAAGGTAGGCCACACCACACTAAAAACCACCCCCAAAGGACCTGtggtccgatcgggacaatatgataTTCAAACGAAAGGCACTTGATAGTagtgagacaatatgggtatcaaacgaaaggttattggaggtagaatacgaaacttacaaaaaaatttggggtcaagtccAAGGTAGGCCGCACCACACTAAAAACCACACCCAAAGAACCTGtggtccgatcgggacaatatgatattcaaacgaaaggcacttgatagtagaatacgaaacttatataaaaatttgggtcaattccCGGGGGTCGCGCCACCACAAAATTATGCTCCAAAGGGAAATGCGTGCCAATCGGGACAAAATTaaatctaatgaaaggtatttgagagttaaataggaaaataaattatttaaaaaatggaCCATGTCAAAAGGTGGCCGCACACCGGGCTAGCTAGTAAGCCATACATGTGAAATAAATTGCAAGTGTGCCGAATCCGTCCGAATGTTAGCCAAATaggaaaaaattgtggcttccaggggatctagaggtgaaatcgggagatcgggttatatggcaggtgtgccaggttatagactgatttggactgtacttggtacagttgtaggaaatcgtaacagaacactgcatgcaaaattttagccaaattggaagaaaccgcacttggcacggttattgaacgtcgtaacagaacactacatgcaaaatttcagtcattcGTATCACAATTGCAACTTCTAGGGCCCGAATatgtccaatcgggagatcgatttatatgggagctatattcaaatctaagccgatatggcccattggaaATTTCCAACAAAAT
The Stomoxys calcitrans chromosome 3, idStoCalc2.1, whole genome shotgun sequence genome window above contains:
- the LOC106085796 gene encoding uncharacterized protein LOC106085796, whose product is MKVLVVLAVIVACACAAPQRGLGGGAGASAGADASAAVVGGGGKGGVGGGLGGRPGGFGGPGAGFGGVGGNRGGIGGGVGGGSASASATSSATASGLGGGNANANSNANAVASGAGKASANASANASAGSGVRG